The Sphingobium sp. BYY-5 genome contains a region encoding:
- a CDS encoding I78 family peptidase inhibitor, whose amino-acid sequence MRTAAFAMMAAATALPLAACAGANGPGPDTPPPTAEGPCSNDGLDRFIGQKASAEVGAELLKASGAKTLRWGGPGTAMTMDFRPDRLTVSYDEQMAITAARCG is encoded by the coding sequence ATGAGGACGGCAGCTTTTGCGATGATGGCGGCGGCGACCGCCCTTCCCCTCGCTGCCTGCGCGGGCGCGAATGGGCCGGGCCCGGATACGCCCCCTCCCACCGCCGAAGGGCCGTGCAGCAATGACGGCCTCGACCGCTTTATCGGGCAAAAGGCCAGCGCGGAGGTGGGCGCGGAACTGCTCAAGGCGTCGGGCGCGAAGACGCTGCGCTGGGGCGGCCCCGGCACGGCGATGACCATGGACTTCCGCCCCGATCGCCTGACCGTCAGCTATGACGAACAGATGGCGATCACCGCCGCCCGTTGCGGCTGA
- a CDS encoding nuclear transport factor 2 family protein, whose translation MTATADLAIRLARATFNRALAEADLDAIAPLLARDAILVTGSDSAVIAGRKAQLLAWKREFASADRLIYSRTPGNITVSPVEPIAMEQGHWQGVAADTGRTLASGSYAAKWRKAGDAWVIEAEIYLTLT comes from the coding sequence ATGACCGCCACCGCCGACCTCGCCATCCGCCTGGCCCGCGCCACATTCAACCGCGCCCTCGCCGAAGCCGACCTCGACGCTATCGCTCCGTTGCTGGCGCGCGACGCCATCCTGGTCACGGGTTCCGACAGCGCGGTGATCGCCGGTCGCAAGGCGCAACTCCTGGCCTGGAAGCGCGAATTCGCCTCGGCCGATCGCCTCATTTACAGCCGCACCCCCGGCAATATCACCGTCTCTCCCGTCGAACCGATCGCAATGGAGCAGGGCCATTGGCAGGGCGTCGCCGCCGACACCGGCCGCACGCTCGCTTCGGGCAGCTACGCGGCCAAATGGCGGAAGGCCGGCGACGCCTGGGTCATAGAAGCGGAAATATATCTCACCCTGACCTGA
- the rnd gene encoding ribonuclease D: protein MQIHPLITDSKTLADFCARIAKSPYIAVDTEFMRENSYWPELCLVQVADAHEAAAIDPKAPGIDLTPLLDLMVDNEDVLKVFHAGGQDIEIVHNLTGKTPHPMFDTQIAAMALGLGEQIGYGNLVEAWLGVQLDKGARFTDWARRPLDKRQIDYAIGDVTYLIQIFPKMLEDLRKTGRGGWLDQEMERISDPGNYENDPELAWKRVRIASRKADVLGRLKALAAWREIEAQDKNLPRGRIVKDETLADIASHPPRAQEDLGKVRGLSATWKTNDIGARLMSALAAQKPLGKEEMPERDPKRPGLGKDGALVADLLKLLLKIRSRDIDVAARLLARSDDIEALAAGVRNGLSILEGWRYEQFGRDAVDLVEGRLAFAVKNGRLKMTRTE, encoded by the coding sequence ATGCAAATTCATCCGCTGATTACTGACAGCAAGACCCTTGCCGATTTCTGCGCCCGCATCGCAAAATCCCCCTACATCGCCGTCGATACCGAGTTCATGCGGGAAAACAGCTATTGGCCCGAACTGTGCCTGGTCCAGGTCGCCGACGCGCATGAAGCCGCCGCGATCGATCCCAAGGCGCCGGGCATCGACCTGACCCCGCTGCTCGACCTGATGGTGGATAATGAGGATGTGCTGAAGGTCTTCCATGCCGGCGGGCAGGATATCGAGATCGTCCACAATCTGACCGGCAAGACGCCGCACCCGATGTTCGACACGCAGATCGCGGCGATGGCGCTCGGCCTGGGCGAACAGATCGGCTATGGCAATCTGGTCGAGGCATGGCTCGGCGTGCAGCTCGACAAGGGCGCCCGCTTCACCGACTGGGCGCGCCGTCCGCTCGACAAGCGCCAGATCGACTATGCGATCGGGGATGTCACCTATCTGATCCAGATTTTCCCCAAGATGCTGGAGGATCTGCGCAAGACCGGGCGCGGCGGCTGGCTCGACCAGGAAATGGAGCGGATCAGCGATCCCGGCAATTACGAGAATGACCCGGAACTGGCCTGGAAGCGTGTCCGCATCGCCAGCCGGAAGGCCGATGTGCTTGGCCGCCTCAAGGCGCTGGCCGCCTGGCGCGAAATCGAAGCGCAGGACAAGAATCTGCCGCGCGGCCGCATCGTCAAGGATGAGACATTGGCCGACATCGCCAGCCATCCGCCCCGCGCCCAGGAAGACCTGGGCAAGGTACGCGGTCTGTCCGCCACCTGGAAGACCAACGATATCGGCGCCCGCTTGATGAGCGCCCTCGCCGCACAGAAACCGCTGGGCAAGGAAGAAATGCCTGAACGCGATCCCAAGCGGCCGGGCCTGGGCAAGGATGGCGCGCTGGTCGCCGATCTGCTGAAGCTGCTGCTCAAGATCCGCTCGCGCGACATCGACGTGGCCGCGCGCCTGCTCGCGCGCAGCGACGATATCGAAGCGCTGGCGGCGGGCGTGCGCAATGGGCTGTCGATCCTCGAAGGCTGGCGCTATGAACAGTTCGGCCGCGACGCGGTTGACCTGGTCGAAGGCCGCCTCGCCTTCGCGGTCAAGAATGGCCGGCTCAAAATGACGCGGACCGAATAG
- a CDS encoding PH domain-containing protein, with product MSETWLYDEHPAMFRAHPLLFSLLLISVVGILAIGVWWVMHKGERLALSEREALMERGLLAKQRTEIALSSIRSVRITQSLGQRLFGVGHVELFSAGDIAEIAIKNMPRPDRIRAIAAARNVDLLPQR from the coding sequence GTGAGCGAAACCTGGCTGTATGACGAGCATCCCGCGATGTTCCGGGCGCATCCCTTATTGTTCAGCCTGCTGCTGATTTCGGTCGTCGGTATCCTGGCGATCGGGGTGTGGTGGGTGATGCACAAGGGCGAGCGGCTGGCGCTGTCGGAACGGGAGGCGCTGATGGAGCGGGGGCTGCTGGCCAAGCAGCGGACCGAAATCGCGCTGTCGAGCATCCGGTCGGTGCGGATCACCCAGAGCCTGGGGCAGCGGTTGTTCGGCGTCGGCCATGTCGAGCTGTTCAGCGCGGGAGACATCGCCGAAATCGCGATCAAGAACATGCCGCGCCCCGACCGTATCCGCGCGATCGCGGCGGCGCGCAACGTGGACCTGCTGCCGCAACGATAG